Below is a window of Entelurus aequoreus isolate RoL-2023_Sb linkage group LG07, RoL_Eaeq_v1.1, whole genome shotgun sequence DNA.
GGCAAGTAATATGTCAATATTGAATAAAGCaaaatgttctggaccaaaaatcactccatattctctactactcgccagtgttaccatatctgagttattatgTAGAAATATGggtaaataactacaaaagtacacttatttacttaccatgttacaaaaaagaaagattagtgaaaataatgcatagttgtcaggcttgtcactgacagttttggttatgtttgagttttccttctgtttgtgttttatttcctgtcagcactcttatttttgttcagtttcctgcttgcctCCCTTAGCGCTGTTCCCCTCAACTGcgactgattggcacctggccacacctggtgtcaatcaatttgctgctatttatacctgccttgccttccagtcagtgctggagtattgtttactgtatgctgtggactgtcgGTTTCTTGTATGCTGTGAGCTATTCCCTGGATCCTGACTCCTGTCCCTGTTTGCTTTTTCCTGGTTTATGGTTCGTGTTTTCCTTGCATTTTTtgaacattaaaaccatgttttcttgtactaaacctgccatctctgcattttggggttcgtcaccaccacttCATGACAATAGTGAGTGATACATAGAGTGAtcacaaatacattggaggcagccaccatAGTTACACACTTGGCCCAAAactaatgaagattttggcaagATGTGGTTATTATCTTATTTTTCTGgtcgttctgtgtatttgtttatgtttattgCGCTGTAGGAAtgtagctggagtatgtttaaaactatatatagacgtacactatattgccaaaagtatttggccatccatccaaatgatcagaatcaggtgtcctaatcacttggctcggccacaggtgtataaaatgaagcacttaggcatggagactgtttctacaaacatttgtgaaagaatgggccgctctcaggagctcagtgatttccagcgtggaactgtcataggatgccacctgtgcaacaaatacagtcgtgaaatttcctcgctcctaaatattccaaagtcaactgtcggctttattataagaacatggaagcgtttgggaacaacagcgactcagccacgaagtggtaggccacgtaaactgacagagtgaagtgaagtgaattatatttatatagcgcttttctctagtgactcaaagcgctttacatagtgacacccaatatctaagttacatttaaaccagtgtgggtggcactgggagcaggtgggtaaagtgtcttgcccaaggacacaacggcagtgactaggatggcggaagcggggattgaacctgcaaccctcaagttgctggcacggccgctctaccaaccgagctataccgccccagaggggggtcagcggatgctgaaggaCATAGtggaaagactttctgcacagtcagttgctacagagctccaaacttcatgtgaccttccaattagcccacgtacagtacgcagagagctttgtggaatgggtttccatggccgagcagctgcatctaaggcatacatcaccaagtgaatgcaaagcgtcagatgcagtggtgtaaagcacgttgccactggactctagagcagtggagacgcattctctggagtgatgaatcacgcttttccatctggcaatctgatggaccagtctggatttggaggttgtcaggagaacggtacatttcggactgcattgtgccgagtgtgaaatttggtggaggaggaattatggtgtggggttgtttctcaggagttgggcttggccccttaattCCAGTGTAAGGAActttttgaatgctccaggataccaaaacattttggacaattccatgctcccaaccttgtgggaacagtttggagcgggccccttcctcttccaacatgactgtgcaccagtgcaccaagcaaggtccataaagacatggatgacagaatctggtgtggatgaacttgactggcctgcacagagtcctgaccttaacccgatagaacagtggtccccaaccaccgattggtaccgggccgcgcaaaaaaaaacaaaaaacaaaaaacaaaaacaaaaacaaaaatatatatatatttttttaaaattaaatcaacataaaaaacacaatatatacatattgtgtatgtgtatgtcaatatagatcaatacagtctgcaggtatacagtccgtaagcacacatgattgtatttctttgtgaaaaaaaaaaaaaaaagaaaaaaaaaatccagaccccccccacccaccacctccccccccggtccgtgggacaaattttcaagccttgaccggtccccagctacaaaaaggttggggaccactgcgatacAACACCTCTGGGataaattagaatggagactgagagccaggccaacatcagtgtgtgacctcaccaatgcacttttggaagaatggtggaaaattcctataaacaaacTCCGCAACATTGTGGACAGCCCTCCCAGAAGAGTTgacgctgtaatagctgcaaaaggtggactgacatcatattgaaccctatgggttagtaatgggatggcacttcaagttcatatgtgagtcaaggcacgtggccaaatacttttggcaataaagtgtattattttgttttattttgtcagaAAATCTAACGTCAAAACGACAGTAATTGCATTCATCTgggcacagccgcacacgtccttggtagcagtcatggcgcctgttgtttagttggccatactctctttatacacgactctgcaGGGGGAGGAGCAAGACGGCGTCGCTCACGCAAGTTACATGACTCGAGAGTATATACCAGGCTTTATCAACGCTGCATTTCTGGGTACAGATGAGTTTTATTGCAGAGCAGAAACACCTGCTGGTGGGCGAAAAATCGCTAAACAGCATGAATATGGAGTAACAAATTGTacaggtggagacttgtccagggtgtaccccgccttctgcccgaatgcagctgggataggctccagcacccccgccactccgaaagggacaagcggtagaaaatggatggattaatggacactaaaacacaacaaaaaatacatttacataacaAATTATATCCCCAACCTTGTTTCCCCATCAGCCTGGCACTAAGAGAATGTAACTAGCTTTGATGCACACTTTAGAAGTAACTTTAACTTTGATTAAACTGTGGCGCTCACTTTTTGTCAtgacttggtctatggcgtgatttgttctcccgtggtgcaaatgatgtgGACCGGAcgtggcttggaggtgagtacataatttaatataaggacaataaaaaggaataaacaaaaggcgctcacagcggaggtacaaacttgactatgaaacaaaagacatgcacgtgggcacaaaaactatgaacaatcaaCAAACACTTACTTGGCATAGTACAGGACATGAAGACGCATGATCATAAAGaaggcagagcataaatgtggagcatgaatgtaCGGAGAaggtgaatgtgatgtcgccagaaagaccaacagaaaatgacagatttaaatagtgacatgatcagtgaaaacaggtgcgtgactcaaaacgtgaaacaggtgcgtgacatgacaggtgaaaacaaaacaaggaagtgaaaccaggaactaaaaaaaaaaagtccaaaaaccaagcaaaacaaaaacatgattaacacagacatgacagagccccccccttacggacagatcccagatgtcccaacacaaaaaaatgaacaagagtcatgggagggcgggagggggacatggcggtgggtcgccaggccaagtggccccgaatccacagaggcatagtcatgtggcggcggcgagtggaacgccgccgccagaggcgaggtgggcgacccggggagggccacatccgtggcaaACGATGAAGTggccgcacttggcgtggcggacgaccaggttgCGGCCATATCTGTGGCCGACGAGAAGACAGGCACAGCGtcgtcgtcatggcaggcgtagaagcttggcgtggcgcgtcttggcgtggcgaagcttgtcgtggccatggttggtcttggtcttggcatggtgtgtctctgacttggtcttggcgtggtgtgtcttggacttggtcttggcgtggtgtgtcttggacttggtcttggcgtggtgtgtcttggacttggcgtggtgtgtcttggacttggtcttggcttgaggggtcttggcgtggagctgcgactggcgggacttggcgtcgtggagctgcgactggcggcacttggcgtcgtgaagctgcgactggcggcacttggcggcgtggagcaggtagcggaacttggcgtggtgctactactggcggcacttggcggcgtggagcaggtggaggtggtcTAGCTGGAgggtgtggcttggcaggtcgaaagactggtggtggcggccgtgctggtggctgtggcttggcatggcgaagagcaaccccacctgaacagttcccagccctagccccccctcaaggagcggatcccagacgcgctccccgcggtctggaaccgtcttttggggtgggtggagggaggtcaggaggggggcagaatcttcccctttaaattgtctcAAAAGTATTTCCTTATTCCCCACCTGGGGTTGTGTGGGCGgataaaaagaaaacatttgtgacgggggcggggtttgagtcttggggggcggggcatgaaatctgggtgactgtgactgacatgctcttatttctaaaaacatgttttgatagtgTCTTATTATGTCTTTAGAGTTTTTGGTTGGATGcgtgtgatcaaaagaaaaataattcaggAAAAAAACATCTTGGTCTAtgatgtcatcctggggaagccgggcaggctgcggtCCATTTCCggccggagggggaggagcttgcgggagcgccacgtgctgtccgctcaccttccctacGTCCtctgtctggagcggcgcttccgggacagggatgacgcgccaacgtccccgggccaaacggagctgatcggcaccagtttgccagtcggaccccacatgagatccttgCGCTCCATGGGGGGATGGcgaagtgtctcggcttccatggcgcgcaggacctcccacgttccttcgTCCAATCTTGCGGGAGAACTCTTCTGctgtagtgatgggatcggcagttcttttgactgtactgaatcactagcatcagttccttaaattgattcgttcaaaaaatttgttcaccgaatcaccccccccccccaaaaaaaaaaaattgtggggggcgtgcgtagtacaaacagtacagtgcagacattcgcgcactgcgtagggactcgcgttaatctatcaacaacaacagttgtagtagaagggataataataataataataataataataatatgaatcagaattgatccccaaggagacatttatttttgttacaataactgtgtaaataatagcctatgtatgtgtacatatattagttataatttttattttaaatcttctcaaaacagcctgcttacactttaccccccgccccttctttctgtctcctctactggtctactctcattttgttttcatgtggcttgttttcatgggatcggcagttcttttgactgtacgaatcactagaatcagtgactgacaacgccacactgtggccgcagttcattacgtgtaccgaatctcttctgcagttcttttgacggtacggatcactagaatcagtgactgacaacgccacccggtggccagttcagtacgtgtaccgaatctcttctgcagttcttttgacggtacggatcactagaatcagtgactgacaacgccacacggtggccgcagttcattacgtgtaccgaatctcttctgcagttcttttgacggtacggatcactagaatcagtgactgacaacgccacacggtggccagttcagtacgtgtaccgaatcagtttaattgcaaatcagcattattataatgatgatgatagctactaaacaacaacaacaacaacagttgcagtagaatggataataataataataataataataataataataatatgaatcagaattgatccccaaggagaaatttatttttgttacaataactgtgtaaataatagcctatgtatgtgtacatacattagttattatttttattttaaatcttctcaaaacagcctgccctacacgttaccctctgcccctccccctcgcgtcgctgctgctcagcctgcacggattttctttaactttatgtgttgagataatggggacgtgtgtttgttttcatgtggcttgagtcaacattagccgttagcttggagaatgaatggagaacggatgccaatggcataaaacatatccccgcgacggggggagaatcactcgcggcattggggcaagcagagcagagagcgagagcattgacgttcactgagtgattcatgtcgttaatccgcggtgaacgaatcgttcgctcagtccctccccccgccctctcattggctgcgtcgttcgccgacgtcgagggttcagtgagtcacagaatgcgccagttccactcataccggcatggtcgcggcggagctcaactgaactgagaaaggaacgaatcagttcatgaagtgattcggttcagtacgttcactcaaaagatttgttcttttgaacgaatcgttcgcgaacgacacaacactattctgctggcgacatctgtcatgacttggtctatggcgtgatttgttctcccgtggtgcaaatgatgtgGACCGGACGTGGCTTAaggtgagtacataatttaatatagggacaataaaaaggaataaacaaaaggcgctcacagcggaggtacaaacttgactatgaaacaaaagacatgcacgtgggcacaaaaactatgaacaataaacaaaaacttacttggcatagcaCAGGACATGAAGACGCGTGATCATAAAGaaggcagagcataaatgtggagcatgaatgtaCGGAGAaggtgaatgtgatgtcgccagaaagaccaacagaaaatgacagatttaaatagtgacatgatcagtgaaaacaggtgcgtgacatgacaggtgaaaactaatgggtgaccatggaaaccaaacaaaacaaggaagtgaaaccaggaactagggacggcgtggcgaagttggtagagtggccgtgccagcaaccggagggttgctggttactggggttcaatccccaccttctaccatcctagtcacgtccgttgtgtccttgggcaagacacttcacccttgctcctgatggctgttggttagcgccttgcatggcagctcccgccatcagtgtgtgaatgtgtgtgtgaatgggtaaatgtggaaatagtgtcaaagcgctttgagtaccttgaaggtagaaaagcggtatacaagtataacccatttatcatttattatttataactgaaaaaagagtccaaaaaccaagcaaaacaaaaacatgattaacacagacatgacacttttcTCTGCACCTGCCACTCTACACTTTCAGCAGCTGCTCCTGATTTACGACAACTTGTTGGACAGCTTAATGTGGGCATTTCAAAAACACAGACTCCATACATATTTTCACTGCAATAGTTCGAGGAGGAAAACACAAAGTCATTTATGGACCTGTTTAAAGAATATTTATTATTGAGTTGTGGTGGTATTCTGAGTCCGGTAAATGAAACTGAAACTTCCATTCCGTTACGCCAGTTTCATTTACCTATCTTCACATCCTCAAAAGAACTACACCCATTTacaaacacacataacactctCTACAAACAATTGAAGACAACGGGATCAAACTTGAGATATGATGTGGACTATCTCCAATCAAGCTGACTGAAAACCTCACTAGTTTTGTTGCACTGATCTTGAAACTCTGGTATGACAAGCTCGTATAACCTGAAGTGGAAAAGAGAAAATCAGCATAAGAAGCTGTACAGAAGCCCACACAGTTTCTAAAGCAACATGTGGGTTAGTAAAATGCTTCCATGGTAAATGCTGACAAGAGTGTGCTATACTGAATACATGGAAAATATTTACCAAAATGGTGGCGCATGATAAAAGCACTTTGACCAAGCTCACTGACAAGTAACCCAGAACGCTCCACATGACTGGCAGGTCCTCGACATGTTTGCTGGAGTTAACATGTGTGTTCGACACATTTAGCCTTGGTGTTGGTGTGCACGCTGTAATGACACAAAAAGCATTAATGaatgcaccccccgccacccaaaagggacaaggggtggaaaatggatggatggaatgcatgttattatttaaaccatatatatttttttaaatatataaacagTGGTCTTGATCAATTACTGTAGAGCAAAAACATTTTAAGCTCAAACTGAAGATTTTTTTCCTGTACTTATTTAaaccatatatatttttttaaatatataaacagTGGTCTTGATCAATTACTGTAGAGCAAAAACATTTTAAGCTCAAACTGAAGATTTTTTTCCTGTACAAAACCCCAAATGACAAAATTAacataatatatatgacacacaaCAGCAGGGCGTAGGGCCCCGCGATCAGTAAGACCCCGTTTTGCGTGATGAAGTACACGTAAAATGAAAGACAGGGCGCCTTATTTGACATTTTTCACAGACATATTTCTAGACCTTTCCTGCTTTGTCACTGATAACAATATAATGGCAAACTTCCCTGGACGTCCTCACTGTCCCCCGGGGCGTGCAGCGTTAAGGCTGAAAGACGCTCATATGTCTGCACTTTGTTTTAGAATtttgcttattgttcacaatcattacgaaatacatgacagatggattttttttctccattgtaaatattaaataaatgccatCAAAAGTCcggttacaatggagcctatgggagccattaaattctacctaaaaagcccctaaaaaacatccaaacaccttcacttgggttttgtatgtatgatgtaagtatatatgtaatgtagtaacaggcacatttataataatatttaatagttatgtattttgctcattttaagcattcgctgcacattaattaaaaaaacgcatcacactgtttgtttttgggttttttcttcatcactgattattactcactgcagactttaagagagccaacaaacataataaaacatcacttactgtacgaggtctgctgtcattaggatgccgactgctgggatgttcatttattcccatttaaatgaaaaatTTATCATAATCCTGGTGAAGAAACGGGATGGGGGGAGGAGGGGGACAAGCGCTttttgtgtcgtcctcgccagttacAGGTCCTATATGGCGattaaagtgtcccaacttgtcagattatctcctcagccatctactgtccaggtgagtagcatgatttatgatctgcaataaatttacagggagcagggaagcgaggaagcagcaaacCATTCTATGATGTAAACATGGGGACAAACGGAAGTGATTACGTGGCCGCtatgaatagtttgtctgcgttagcgcttataataacaatatcactaatacttggttaatattcaattcacaaaatgtaaatggagtattgttggcgctttttgaatggtaaattatcggattttatgggtggaatattGGAAAAATTCATCCGTCATAATGTCTTTcagaatgattgtgaacgataggcaaaattcccaaaaaaagtgcagttcccctttcacaTTTTGAAAACATCAGTCACGACAATGAAATTAGAGGAGAAGACATTCACGAATGTGGGCTGTGCGATATGGAGGTTAGTTTGAGTCTTTATTACGAAACCTTTTTTTTGACCCCGAatttccatctatccatccattttctaccgcttgtccctctcgaggttgCGGGGatgctagagcctatcccagctgcattcggggtacatcctggacaagtcgccactcatcacagggccaacacagatagacagacaacattcacactcacattcacacactacggccaatttagtgttgccaatcaacctatccccaggtgcatgtttttggaagtgggaggaagtacctgcaggaaacccacgcagtcacggggagaacatgcaaacgccacacagaaagaccccgagcccgagaATCGAACCCAGGAATTTCTTATTGTGAAGCACatacactaacccctgtgccaagcACCGTGCTGACACTGAATTTTTGAATCttatgaactgattttttttacatcaaactaTGCTGACAGTTTCATTGAATATCATTGCATATCATtcccaatccttatgtgagacaagaacacgtcttaATTTTTGTATGCATTCCAACTAAGAAATAAACTCTAGCAATAGGTGGCTAACAATACAGGTAACGGGGATTTGATCTATTCTGTCTAtaaagcactgtaaaaataaactcaatcaaaaatgtatatacatgatgtaagtatatacagtaagtaatgtagtaacagatacatCAATTGGGAtcggagccgaggatgtcgttgtggcttgtgcagccctttgagacactcgtgatttagggctttataagtaaactttgactgattgattgattgaattataacatgtaacatttatgtattttgctaattttaagcataacGGCGTCACATTGATTTCACAtacgcatcacaatgttcgctaTTTCCATcaacaactactaatcatggcagacttcatgagagacgaggactactttgggacaaatgaggaTACAGAACTTAGTAGTactaactgtacaatgtctgctctcactgggttgGGATGATTATGTATTTAACCTCAAAACTTGTGTTTTACCTGATTAGATCGTAATCGTCACTCCAGAGGTTTACAAAAAAGAAATAGGTGAAaacaagcatctttttgtgtctttctcgtgaTGTCTCCGGGTCTATGTTGAATGTCAGTGTTAACCAAATCCTCGGCTTATCATCACAAccttctagaattaacttttaccaactcagaggcgatgaaGCAGCTCACCGACTAGTATGTCAATAGTTGCATAAGCTAGTTATCTCTCTGGGATCAAGGTGCGGCTAAAAGTAGTacctctgtgttagctcttataataataataataacactaatacttggttaatatgaaGGTCACAACATTTGAGTGGATTTTTGTTGGTGGTGTTTCAGACGCCGTTTTTTAGGCAGAATAGATGAAACCCATCAGCTAGATTGTTAGCTGTCTAGTATGAGCTGTATGTTATGAGTTCGAGTGCATGAAAAAGGaaagacatactgtatgtgtgcttgtctcacataaggattgctaATGATAATTCCAAAAAAAGTCCATAAAGAGATGCATTATGAAAAACATAATTGAAAACAACTGTGGTTTTTCATTTTGCCCACACCCATTTCCTGTTGTCGCAGAGGTGAACATTTCACTGCAAGTGCTGTGCAGGAGTGTTTCTTGTAAATCACTTTTGTGTGAAACGCTGCTGTCAAGGGAAACCACCGTCAACATTTAAAAAGACAGATCCAATGGTTCTGAAATGGGGTGACATGACACTAGTAATTATACTATCCTGCTGAAAATTTTGGAATATTGGACATTTGGACTGCTcagtgaccttgtggttagagtgtgcaccctgagattggtaggtcgtgagttcaaaccccagccgagtcataccaaagactataaaaatgggacccattacctccctgcttggcactcagcatcaatggttggaattgggggttaaatctccaaaagtattcccgggcacggccaccgctgctgctcactgctcccctcacctcccaggggatggaacaaggggaagggtcaaatgcagagggtaatttcaccacacctagtgtgtgtctgactatcagtggtactttaactaactTTATTTATGGTTATTTTAAAATGGGATAGGCTCtgacctcgagagggacaagctgtagaaaatggatggatggatggatgtttggatgCTGAAAATGTAATAAACAATGTTTTACCATGAACCAGAAGGTTGACCGTACATTCTTTGTTTTGACGATTTATGCCTGCACGGATGATACATTTATAGGTGCCGGAATCCTGCGGGGTTACTCTTGGCAGATGCAGACTGTTCCTCTCTCCAAACATGGCTGGACGGTGAAAATTGGACTTCTCATTCTCATTGTCACTGGTGCTGATAATAGCATATCTGGTTTCGCCACTCATCTGCCCACATTGAAGTCACTTTGAGATGCAGAATGAAATGTCGTTTTCTTCAAGAGGTAGAAACATCACCTACCTTATACCATCTCAGCCCCAAAAACTTGGGGCTGTCGCGACATGGGCAGTCTACGTCAACATTTTGGTCACATGTCGCACGAACTTCTGCGTGACTTGGGATTGCGTAATACACAGCTATTACCTGGAATTGACATTCAATATCACAATGCGATGCTTAATAAATCTTCAGAGATTGACAGGGGTGGGTAGTAACACACTACATTTACTCCGATATATTTACTTTTTGGATATGTTTTACTTCTAAAAgttgttttaatgcaacatactttttactgttacttgagtatttttgtaaagaaaaaacactacttttattttgttgatcTAATCTAAGTTCCAGTATTGATCCCAAAAATTTACagaagaaataaataaattaaaaagagagtttgacaaaaacagactatccttaaacctcagtaaaactaaaataaggcTATTCGGTAACAgaagaagggaaagtcaaacacaaatacaaatagacagaatacaaattgaaagagtaaatgaaagcaaatctcataaaaaatatacaacataaagtggcaagaaataataataatataataattatcaAGCTCACCTGAACAAACAGTGTTATCTGGTTCATTGTTTTACTCTTCATCTGTCACCTCAGAGCTTCAGTGAAGTAATTTATATGCTCACTTGACTTGCTCAAAAGAGTCCAGTTTCCTGTAGTGAGAGCAGCAGGTAGGCAATATATGTGCGCCACCAGGTGGTTTATCATCAACAATACTCTTTCCTAGGCACAAGCTGTTTAAACTAGATCTCAAAAAGAGGTTTATTTAGATTTAGACTTCCCTTTATTGtctttcaaatttgaactttacagtacagataagaacaacattttgttgcattagcttgttgtagtgcaggataaaaaagcaataaggtgcagatataaataaatagattactgtacagataaatatattgcactttttccatatgcatccacgtttatggatgtatgttatattgtttttatattccagt
It encodes the following:
- the LOC133653043 gene encoding uncharacterized protein LOC133653043 isoform X2, whose product is MKSKTMNQITLFVQVIAVYYAIPSHAEVRATCDQNVDVDCPCRDSPKFLGLRWYKMSGETRYAIISTSDNENEKSNFHRPAMFGERNSLHLPRVTPQDSGTYKCIIRAGINRQNKESCTPTPRLNVSNTHVNSSKHVEDLPVMWSVLGYLSVSLVKVLLSCATILVNIFHVFSIAHSCQHLPWKHFTNPHVALETVWASVQLLMLIFSFPLQVIRACHTRVSRSVQQN
- the LOC133653043 gene encoding uncharacterized protein LOC133653043 isoform X3, with protein sequence MKSKTMNQITLFVQVIAVYYAIPSHAEVRATCDQNVDVDCPCRDSPKFLGLRWYKMSGETRYAIISTSDNENEKSNFHRPAMFGERNSLHLPRVTPQDSGTYKCIIRAGINRQNKECTVNLLVHACTPTPRLNVSNTHVNSSKHVEDLPVMWSVLGYLSVSLVKVLLSCATILVIRACHTRVSRSVQQN
- the LOC133653043 gene encoding uncharacterized protein LOC133653043 isoform X1, which codes for MKSKTMNQITLFVQVIAVYYAIPSHAEVRATCDQNVDVDCPCRDSPKFLGLRWYKMSGETRYAIISTSDNENEKSNFHRPAMFGERNSLHLPRVTPQDSGTYKCIIRAGINRQNKECTVNLLVHACTPTPRLNVSNTHVNSSKHVEDLPVMWSVLGYLSVSLVKVLLSCATILVNIFHVFSIAHSCQHLPWKHFTNPHVALETVWASVQLLMLIFSFPLQVIRACHTRVSRSVQQN